GAATTAAAACAGCGCCGCGAACAAATTCTTTCTACCATCCGTGACGAAGAAGAACGCTTCATCGCAACCCTTGATAAGGGAACTGCGATCTTGATGGATGAAATCAGTCGCGCAAAATCAAAGGGCGTAAAAGAACTGACTGGTGAAGTTGTATTTAAAATGTACGACACCTACGGTTTCCCAGCTGACTTAACTCGCGTCATCGCCAACGAACACGGCATTGAAGTGAACGAAGAAGCCTTTGAAAAAGAAATGGAAAACAACCGCGCCCGTTCGAAAGCATCATGGAAAGGAAAATCCATGGACGCTGATGAACAGCACTTGATTAAATTCGCAAAAGACTATGTGGCAGCAGGTAAGCAGGTTAAATTCACCGGCTACGCTGACATCGTTGGTTCTGGCCAAGTGATGAATCTATCAAACGGTCGCGAAGTCGTAGACAGCCTTAAAGAAGGCGATACTGGCGTCATGATTCTTGATCAAACCTCCTTCTATGGCGAAGGCGGCGGTCAAGTGGGTGACCATGGTTACATCACTGATGGAACTGCAAAAGCGAAAGTGGTTAACGCTACAAAGATCGATGATATCATTTTACATCACGTGCAAGTAGAACAAGGTCAGTTTAAAGTCGGCAGCAAAGTAAATACTTCTGTTGATTCGGTAGATCGCAGAAATACCATGAGCAACCATTCTGCAACTCACTTGTTACACTCTGCTTTAAGAAAGGTTTTAGGCGGCCACGTGACTCAAGCGGGTTCATTGGTGGACGCTCAGAAAACTCGTTTCGATTTCACCCACAATAAACCACTAAGCTCTGATGAAATTAAACGCATCGAAGACATGGTCAATGAACAAATCGCTTTAGGCTTAGAAGTAAAAGCTGAAATCATGAACCACAAAGAGGCAGTTTCTAAAGGTGCCATGGCTTTGTTCGGTGAAAAGTACGGCGATCAAGTGCGCGTTCTTACAATGGGTGATTTTTCTTGCGAACTTTGCGGAGGAACCCACGTGAAGAACACTTCACAAATCCGCATGTTTAAAATCGTTTCTGAAGCTGGCGTCAGTGCTGGTGTTCGTCGCCTTGAAGCGATCACTGGTGACGGCGCTGTTCGCTATGCGATGAATTCGATCAATCACTTTGACGAAGCTTTAGCAGCAGCAGGTTTACAAAAAAGCCCGCACTACCTTAAACATTTAGAAGCGACTGGCGAAACAGCGACACTGGCTTCTAAAGTTGAAGGTTTGAAAGATCAAATCAAACAACTAGAAAAAGAAATGAAGAAACTGCAAGGCGGCCAAGTAAATGCTGACGATCTTGCAGCGAAAGCCTTGACGTTTAAGACCAAAGCGGGTGCTTCGGCTAAACTAGTATTGGCAGATGTTGCTTTGGATGACCGCCAAGTATTGGCAGAAGTCACTGATCATCTTAAAAACAAAATCCAAAACGGCATCGTGGTGGTTGTTGGACAAGGTGAAGCTTCCCATCCAATCATCGTGAGCGTTTCAAAAGAGCTTTCAAGCGAAGTAAAAGCCGGTGACCTATTAAAAGAAGTCGCAGGCCTGATGGGCGGAAAAGGCGGCGGCAGACCAGACTTTGCGCAAGGTGCGGCTCCAAACCGCGCAAGCCTTCCGCAAGCCTTCGACAAAGTGAAGTCCATCGTAGGACTTCAATAAAAAAGGGAGCTTCGGCTCCTTTTTTTTTACTCTTGAAAAATTAGAAGTAAAATTGAGTTCCAGCTAGCATTGTAAACACGTGCTGTGATTTCGTGATCACGCTGAAATTCTGATTCACTCGTTCGATGGCTTTGCCTCGACCGCCAATATAATAACCACCGAAGGTATACCCGATTTTATTGTCAGCAATAAATACGGCATTCGCACTGAATCCAAGCTGATCTAAACGTTCCCCTTGGAACTGTTGTAAGTTGGGATCGGGATCAGGATAAGGTGAAAAGTTAGTGAATAGACCCGCCCGAACCTTGAACCAATCGACAATAGGCTTTTCAATCCCGATGGAAATATTCCCGACCACCTCGCGAGTGATCGCAGAACCTTTGCCACTTAAATTCAAAGATTCATGCTTAAACCCTTCATATACATCCACGTTGGTAGAAAGTAACAGGTCAGTAAAAAACACCCGAGAATAACCTAAAGAAAGTTTCGTCGGTATAAAGATCGAAGATTCTAAGTCATTTTCATTAATTTCTGTATTAGAATAAGGATTGGTCTGAGTTAGCGATTCAAAATAAGTAGCTTCAGATGATATTGGAATAGAGCGAATTCGCAGACTCACACCAAAATTTCCAAGCCCTGTTTGTTCAAAATACCCAAGTACTGGAACTATCGCATTTTCAACTAACGTTTCTTCAGAGTTAAAAAGTATCGCTTCTGTCGCATTGGGATAAGTTCTGTCTTGAACAGATCTGATAAAATTCCTGGCTGTATAATACAGAGTTAATCCCCAGCTCTGCGTGCGTGAAATGTTTTTCGCAACAACAGCGCCCACCCACAACGATTCATCGGTAAAAGCCAAGGTCGTTGTATTCGTGTCAGTTGAATTTAAGTCACCTTTGAAGGTTTCATATTCCGGAACGACAATCGATAAACCAAAAGTTAAATCGTCTTTGCGAATTAAGTTTCCAGTTGAAGCGGGTAAAGATCTAAAAAATCCAGTGCTTACCTTTAACGGGGTTTTTGTGTAATCGGATTCTCCACCATATTGGGTATCATATTTTTTATAGATTCCCACCGCCGCTGAAAAAGCAGAACCCGGCGACTGCGCTAAAGTAGCTGGATTATAAAACGCTGATGAAGATGTATCTTCAACTAAAGCGGTCCCGGCCCCACCCATGCCCGCAGCACGATCACCAAGAATAATAGAATTGTAGTTAGCGATTTGCGAAAAGCCGACTGATGAACACAAAAGTAAAAACTTA
This is a stretch of genomic DNA from Bdellovibrio reynosensis. It encodes these proteins:
- the alaS gene encoding alanine--tRNA ligase, with amino-acid sequence MKSSEVRSKFIEYFKRNGHTAVASSSLIPENDPTLLFANAGMNQFKNTFLGLEKRDYVRAVTAQKCVRAGGKHNDLENVGFTARHHTFFEMLGNFSFGDYFKKDAIRFAWEFLTKELAIPKEKLYVTVHISDDEAAEIWHTQEGIPKDRIFRFDADNFWKMGDTGPCGPCTEIFYDHGPKAGTIADPYKGIAAGEDRFVEIWNLVFMQYFENPPGTLTPLPKPSVDTGGGLERMVAAMQGKFNNYDTDLFMPLIDRACKIANIEYVNDKEVLAKNPEQAEKTSALRVLADHTRSTSFLIADGALPSNEGRGYVLRRIMRRAIRYGRKLSTDKSFMPAMAEALIEHMGDVYPELKQRREQILSTIRDEEERFIATLDKGTAILMDEISRAKSKGVKELTGEVVFKMYDTYGFPADLTRVIANEHGIEVNEEAFEKEMENNRARSKASWKGKSMDADEQHLIKFAKDYVAAGKQVKFTGYADIVGSGQVMNLSNGREVVDSLKEGDTGVMILDQTSFYGEGGGQVGDHGYITDGTAKAKVVNATKIDDIILHHVQVEQGQFKVGSKVNTSVDSVDRRNTMSNHSATHLLHSALRKVLGGHVTQAGSLVDAQKTRFDFTHNKPLSSDEIKRIEDMVNEQIALGLEVKAEIMNHKEAVSKGAMALFGEKYGDQVRVLTMGDFSCELCGGTHVKNTSQIRMFKIVSEAGVSAGVRRLEAITGDGAVRYAMNSINHFDEALAAAGLQKSPHYLKHLEATGETATLASKVEGLKDQIKQLEKEMKKLQGGQVNADDLAAKALTFKTKAGASAKLVLADVALDDRQVLAEVTDHLKNKIQNGIVVVVGQGEASHPIIVSVSKELSSEVKAGDLLKEVAGLMGGKGGGRPDFAQGAAPNRASLPQAFDKVKSIVGLQ